ATCATCATCGGCATCGACACGGCCTCAACTCTCGGGATTACGATCGGCGAGACGATCAATGTCATCCCGCCGATCTTTACAATCACCCCCTTCGGTATGATGCCGAAGATGAAGAGCTTTCGCGTTGTCGGCATTTTCACTCAGCGCGGTGGTTTTATGGATACCTATTTTGCTTACGTCGATCTGCGTCAGGCGCAACGACTGCTGGAAATTGGCGAAGCGGTCAGTGGTATCGAAATCGAAACCAACTCTTTCTCTTCGGCGGCCGTGGTCAGTCGGGAACTGCGTTCGACCTTTAGCTATCCCTATGTTGTCCGCTCCTGGGAGGACCTTTTCGGTTCCTTCCTATCAGCGATCAAGCTCGAAAAGCTCGGGCTCTTCATCGTCCTCGGCATCATTGTTTTGGTGGCAGCGTTTAATATTGCCACCACCCTGATCATGGTCGTTATGGAAAAACATAAGGATATTGCTATTCTCCGTACTATGGGTGCGACGTCGCAGAGCATCATGAAGATCTTTGTTTTTGAAGGGCTGATTATCGGCACCATCGGGACTGGTGCCGGGACCCTCCTTGGACTGCTACTGGCAAAAAACGCCGATCCGATCATCAAGGGGATTGAATTTCTGAGCGGGATTCGCATCTTTGATCAAGCCGTTTACGGCATGGAGCGCTTCCCCTCGGTCGTTTATCCTTCGGATGTCACCATCGTGGCAGTCACGGCGATGATCATCTGTCTGCTGGCGACAATCTATCCGGCCTGGCGGGCCGCGCGCATGGATCCGGCGGAGGCGTTGCGCTATGACTGATGTTTCAGAAACATTGATTCAGATCGCCGGGGTCAACAAGAGCTTTATTAGTGGTCCGGGCCGGGTCGATGTCCTCCATGACATCAACCTCGTCATCGGGCGCGGCGAGAGGGTGGCGATCGTCGGTCCCTCCGGTGCAGGCAAGACAACGTTGATGCATATACTCGGTGGCCTCGATCGTCCAAGCACCGGGACGGTCCATTTCTCCGGGGAGGAGATCTTCTCTTTCAAGGGGCAGATGCTCGACGAATTCCGCAACCGGACCATCGGTTTCGTCTTTCAGTTTAATCAGCTCCTCCCGGAATTTACGGCGCTGGAGAATGTGATGATGCCGGCTTTGATCGCCCGGTTGCCGAAAGAGGAGTCGCTGGCACGGGCCACGACCCTCCTGAATGAGGTCGGACTTGGCCACCGCCTGCGCCACAAACCCGGTGAACTCTCCGGGGGTGAGCAGCAACGGACCGCCATTGCCCGGGCGTTGATCATGAATCCGCCTTTACTCCTGGCGGATGAGCCTTCAGGAAATCTCGACAGTGTCACCTCGGGTGAAATCCTCGCATTGCTTGACGGACTGCATCAGGCGCGGAATCTGACCATGGTGATTGTCACACACAGTGAAGCTCTGGCTAACCGCCTCGATCGCATCGTCCGCGTTATTGATGGCCGGATCGCTTCGGATTAAATCTTTGATGATACTTTTCAATTGCTCGTCGGCGCCCTTTTCTTATAGTTTAAACTGCTGTTGAATTGCTGCCTGGTAACAGGTTCGGGATTAATACTAATGGTTATACGCTCCGTTACTCTCGCTCTGCTCGGACTTTTCTTCTTTACCGGATTGCTCTGTGCACAGGATTATAAAGTTGACGAAGTCATCATTGCCGGGACGCGGCGCGTCGATCCGGGGATGATTCTCGCTGCTGCGGCGATAGATCCCGGCCCGACCGTCTCCGCCGACAACATCGACCGCGCTACCCAGGCGATCTTTCGTCTAGCCCGTTTCAGCGATGTTCGCGCCGATCTCGAAGAGAAAGACGGCAAAAGTGTTCTGATCTTTACCGTTGTTGAAAGGCCGTTGGTACGCGCAGTCAAGTTTGCCGGCAACAAGGAACTTTCCGAAGAGAAGTTGCGCGCACTGATTACGATTAAACCCCCTGATCTTTACGATGCAACCGTTCTCGACAGGAATATTGAAGCAGTTCTCAGGGCTTATAAAGAGGCCGGTTATTATGCTGCCAAAGTAGAAC
This genomic window from Deltaproteobacteria bacterium HGW-Deltaproteobacteria-4 contains:
- a CDS encoding lipoprotein-releasing system transmembrane subunit, LolC/LolE family; the encoded protein is MNYEWFVSLRYLRAKRKQTFISVISFLSIAGVMLGVAALIVVLAVMTGFHDAVRQQILGSIPHVLIQRYGDELTEVPKVIAEAQSVSTKILSAQPFVSKEAMLVSRGNVAAVTVKGIEAGNKIFKQKIQSAVGGDARTMVFADENILPGIIIGIDTASTLGITIGETINVIPPIFTITPFGMMPKMKSFRVVGIFTQRGGFMDTYFAYVDLRQAQRLLEIGEAVSGIEIETNSFSSAAVVSRELRSTFSYPYVVRSWEDLFGSFLSAIKLEKLGLFIVLGIIVLVAAFNIATTLIMVVMEKHKDIAILRTMGATSQSIMKIFVFEGLIIGTIGTGAGTLLGLLLAKNADPIIKGIEFLSGIRIFDQAVYGMERFPSVVYPSDVTIVAVTAMIICLLATIYPAWRAARMDPAEALRYD
- a CDS encoding lipoprotein-releasing system ATP-binding protein LolD, coding for MTDVSETLIQIAGVNKSFISGPGRVDVLHDINLVIGRGERVAIVGPSGAGKTTLMHILGGLDRPSTGTVHFSGEEIFSFKGQMLDEFRNRTIGFVFQFNQLLPEFTALENVMMPALIARLPKEESLARATTLLNEVGLGHRLRHKPGELSGGEQQRTAIARALIMNPPLLLADEPSGNLDSVTSGEILALLDGLHQARNLTMVIVTHSEALANRLDRIVRVIDGRIASD